The following proteins are co-located in the Bradyrhizobium sp. AZCC 2176 genome:
- a CDS encoding alkaline phosphatase D family protein, translating into MQIAIRAGQILNRRQLLVRSAATCAIAGLGNLARPYLSRAADRPLITSGIQSGDVSADSAVIWARADRRARMQVECSTVESFKTVICKVTADALPDSDFVSKVLVDGLPAGQDIFYRVRFDDISGSGIEGETQLGHFRTAPAARSSVSFAWSGDTTGQGWGIDENRGGMRTYRTMLDNRPDFFIHSGDHIYADCPVERELKLPGGAVWRNVLTEEKSVVAQTLAEFRGNYKYNWLDQNFRAFHAAVPLFAQWDDHEVTNDWAPIGTADETGYAEDGSSLLVARARRAFHEFMPMRAVPAQADGRIYRKIAYGPLLDVFMVDMRSYRDSTFNKRDDRSDTCIFGAAQLAWLKRELVASDATWKVIAADMPIGLVSEDAIALGDGPPERREHEIADLLSFMKRAGIRNTVWLTADMHYTAAHHYDPNRAAFQDFEPFWEFVSGPLHAGTWAPAPLDNTFGPKAIFQKGCSAQQGENLAPCFGLQFFGLVDIDGKTEVMTVTLKDVDNRDLWSVDIEPRLDARPGQIMAQHI; encoded by the coding sequence ATGCAGATTGCGATACGCGCGGGACAAATCTTGAACCGGCGTCAATTGCTGGTCCGCTCCGCGGCAACATGCGCCATCGCCGGTCTCGGCAATCTCGCCAGACCTTACCTCAGCCGCGCCGCGGACCGGCCGCTCATCACCAGCGGCATTCAATCGGGCGACGTCTCGGCCGATTCCGCTGTGATCTGGGCCCGCGCCGATCGCCGGGCGCGGATGCAGGTCGAATGTTCGACGGTGGAGAGCTTCAAGACCGTCATTTGCAAGGTAACCGCCGACGCATTGCCGGACAGCGACTTCGTCTCGAAAGTTCTGGTCGATGGCCTGCCGGCAGGGCAGGACATTTTCTATCGCGTGCGCTTCGACGATATCAGCGGGAGCGGCATCGAAGGCGAGACGCAGCTTGGGCATTTCCGGACCGCGCCCGCGGCGCGAAGCTCGGTGTCGTTCGCCTGGTCGGGCGATACGACGGGGCAGGGCTGGGGCATCGACGAAAACCGTGGCGGGATGCGGACTTACCGCACTATGCTCGACAACCGTCCGGACTTCTTCATCCATTCCGGTGACCACATCTATGCGGATTGCCCGGTGGAGCGGGAGTTGAAGCTGCCCGGTGGCGCGGTCTGGCGGAATGTCCTCACCGAGGAAAAATCCGTCGTCGCCCAAACCCTCGCCGAGTTCCGCGGCAACTACAAATACAACTGGCTCGACCAAAACTTTCGCGCCTTCCATGCTGCCGTTCCCTTGTTCGCGCAATGGGACGATCATGAGGTCACCAACGACTGGGCGCCGATCGGAACGGCCGACGAAACCGGCTATGCCGAGGACGGCAGCTCGCTTCTCGTGGCGCGGGCGCGCCGCGCGTTCCATGAATTCATGCCGATGCGCGCCGTGCCCGCGCAGGCGGATGGCCGCATCTATCGGAAGATCGCCTACGGCCCGCTGCTCGACGTCTTCATGGTGGATATGCGCAGCTACCGCGATTCCACCTTCAACAAGCGCGACGACCGCAGCGACACCTGTATCTTTGGTGCAGCGCAACTGGCCTGGCTGAAGCGCGAGCTGGTGGCTTCCGACGCAACCTGGAAAGTAATCGCCGCGGACATGCCGATCGGCCTGGTCAGCGAGGACGCCATCGCGCTCGGCGATGGTCCGCCGGAGCGGCGCGAACACGAGATCGCCGATCTGCTGTCGTTCATGAAGCGCGCCGGCATCCGCAACACGGTGTGGCTGACCGCCGACATGCATTACACGGCGGCACATCATTACGATCCGAACCGCGCGGCGTTCCAGGATTTCGAACCGTTCTGGGAATTCGTCTCCGGTCCGCTGCATGCGGGCACCTGGGCGCCGGCGCCGCTCGACAATACATTCGGGCCGAAAGCGATATTCCAGAAGGGCTGCAGCGCGCAGCAGGGCGAGAATCTCGCCCCGTGTTTCGGCCTGCAGTTTTTCGGCCTCGTCGATATCGACGGCAAGACCGAAGTGATGACCGTGACGCTGAAGGACGTCGACAACCGCGACCTGTGGTCTGTCGATATCGAACCCCGCCTGGATGCGCGGCCCGGTCAGATCATGGCGCAGCACATCTGA
- a CDS encoding Crp/Fnr family transcriptional regulator: MAVSSPDLKAFLLATPFFGGLSDASLDLLASMLVERRFDAGATIVAEGEPGRSMFIVHSGQLVVSKLGDFGHAIRMSGLEPGDFFGEMTLIEMQNRSATVVAESATVLYELTARNLYTYYKADIHAYVIVMQNINRELCRRLRRADSRIAELTVQANR, encoded by the coding sequence ATGGCTGTCAGCTCGCCCGATCTGAAAGCATTTTTGCTCGCCACGCCTTTCTTCGGCGGCCTCTCGGACGCAAGCCTCGATCTCCTGGCCTCAATGCTGGTCGAGCGCCGCTTCGACGCCGGCGCCACGATCGTCGCGGAAGGAGAACCGGGACGCTCGATGTTCATAGTTCACTCGGGCCAGCTCGTGGTGAGCAAGCTCGGTGATTTCGGGCACGCAATCCGGATGTCGGGTCTCGAGCCCGGCGATTTCTTCGGCGAAATGACGCTCATCGAAATGCAGAACCGATCGGCCACCGTCGTCGCGGAAAGCGCAACGGTGCTGTACGAGCTCACGGCCCGAAACCTCTACACGTACTACAAGGCCGACATCCACGCCTATGTGATCGTGATGCAGAATATCAACCGCGAACTTTGCCGGCGGCTTCGCCGCGCCGACAGCCGCATTGCGGAATTGACCGTTCAGGCGAATAGATAA
- the hemC gene encoding hydroxymethylbilane synthase, which produces MKIGTRKSAMALAQTEAIARLLRTADSALDVEIVKFETRGDQDQTSKLLRHGGKGGAFVAEIREAMRAGELQAAMHSLKDVPGNEETPGLIIAATLPRDAANDALVLRPGLSLDEFRASKGKGLKIGTNAVRRTAYLRRLFPEATVIHFRGAADTRVAKLDRGDKQRLPDGGEVGPADALVMARSGLERIGMTSRIAYDFSVREMLPAVGQGIVAVECVEKDWVTRGRLAKVEDAASRLCAEAEREVLWVLNGHCNSPIAGHATLAGNAMTLTAAVLDETGDRFIEVSRQGAADRPRELGRAVGLDLLDKGAAEIIARTRPDEHEGYLFA; this is translated from the coding sequence TTGAAGATCGGTACGCGCAAGAGCGCGATGGCGCTGGCGCAGACGGAAGCGATCGCGCGGCTGTTGCGCACGGCCGATTCCGCGCTCGACGTCGAGATCGTCAAGTTCGAAACCCGCGGCGACCAGGACCAGACCAGCAAGTTATTGCGCCATGGCGGCAAGGGCGGCGCCTTCGTCGCCGAAATTCGCGAAGCCATGCGCGCAGGCGAACTACAGGCGGCGATGCATTCGCTGAAGGATGTGCCCGGCAACGAGGAAACCCCTGGCCTGATCATCGCCGCGACGCTGCCGCGCGACGCCGCCAACGATGCGCTGGTGCTGCGTCCCGGCCTTTCGCTCGATGAATTTCGCGCATCGAAAGGCAAGGGTCTCAAGATCGGCACCAATGCGGTGCGCCGTACGGCCTATTTGCGCCGGCTGTTTCCGGAGGCCACCGTGATCCATTTCCGCGGCGCGGCCGATACCCGCGTGGCCAAACTCGATCGCGGCGACAAGCAGCGGCTGCCCGATGGCGGCGAGGTCGGTCCGGCGGATGCGCTCGTCATGGCGCGGTCGGGACTCGAGCGGATCGGAATGACCTCGCGGATCGCTTATGACTTTTCGGTTCGCGAGATGCTGCCGGCGGTGGGGCAGGGCATCGTCGCGGTGGAATGCGTCGAGAAGGATTGGGTCACGCGCGGGCGGCTGGCGAAGGTCGAGGACGCCGCTTCGCGCCTGTGCGCCGAGGCCGAGCGCGAGGTGCTGTGGGTGCTGAACGGCCATTGCAACTCGCCGATCGCCGGCCACGCCACGCTGGCGGGCAACGCGATGACACTGACGGCCGCCGTGCTGGACGAAACCGGCGACCGCTTCATCGAGGTGTCGCGGCAGGGCGCTGCGGACCGGCCGCGCGAGCTCGGCCGCGCCGTCGGCCTCGATTTGCTCGACAAGGGCGCCGCCGAAATCATCGCGCGCACACGGCCGGACGAGCATGAGGGTTATCTATTCGCCTGA
- a CDS encoding acetyl-CoA C-acyltransferase: protein MREAVIVSYARTGLAKSGRGGFNITPPMSMAAHAIKHAVERAGVDKDYVEDCYLGNCAHGAPNIGRQAALLAGMPKSTAGVSVNRFCSSGLQTIAMAANSIRSDGADCIVAGGVESISIPGGGSPKESIDPDLLKAAPDIFMAMIDTADIVAERYKLSREYQDEYSLESQRRMAAAQQANKFNDEIVPMKTKMKVVDKATKAESIVDYTVDRDECNRPETTMEGLTKLEPVKGPGKYVTAGNASQLSDGAAAVVLMEAKDAEKRGLNPLGRFVAWAAAGCEPDEMGIGPIYAVPKLLKRHGLKIDDIDLWELNEAFASQCLYSRDKLGIDPEKYNVNGGSIAIGHPFGMTGARLTGHILQEGRRRKAKWGVVTMCIGGGQGGAGLFEIYS from the coding sequence ATGCGTGAAGCTGTTATCGTTTCCTATGCACGTACCGGGCTGGCAAAGTCCGGCCGCGGCGGGTTCAACATCACCCCGCCGATGTCGATGGCGGCCCACGCCATCAAGCACGCCGTCGAGCGCGCCGGCGTCGACAAGGACTATGTCGAAGACTGCTATCTCGGCAATTGCGCGCATGGCGCGCCGAATATCGGCCGTCAGGCCGCGCTGCTCGCGGGCATGCCGAAGTCGACCGCCGGCGTTTCCGTCAACCGCTTCTGTTCGTCGGGACTGCAGACGATTGCGATGGCCGCCAACTCGATCCGCTCTGACGGCGCCGATTGCATCGTCGCCGGCGGCGTCGAGAGCATCTCGATCCCCGGCGGCGGCTCGCCGAAGGAATCGATCGATCCTGATTTGCTCAAGGCCGCGCCCGATATCTTCATGGCGATGATCGACACCGCCGATATCGTCGCCGAGCGCTACAAGCTCAGCCGCGAATACCAGGACGAGTACTCGCTGGAATCGCAGCGCCGCATGGCGGCAGCTCAGCAGGCCAACAAGTTCAACGACGAAATCGTCCCGATGAAGACCAAGATGAAGGTGGTGGACAAGGCGACGAAAGCGGAGAGCATCGTCGACTACACCGTCGATCGCGACGAGTGCAACCGGCCCGAGACCACCATGGAAGGCCTGACCAAGCTCGAACCCGTCAAGGGTCCCGGCAAATACGTCACCGCCGGCAACGCCAGCCAGCTCTCGGACGGCGCGGCGGCGGTGGTTTTGATGGAAGCCAAGGACGCCGAGAAGCGTGGCCTCAACCCGCTGGGCCGTTTCGTCGCCTGGGCGGCGGCGGGCTGCGAGCCGGACGAGATGGGCATCGGCCCGATCTACGCCGTGCCGAAGCTGTTGAAGCGCCACGGCCTGAAGATCGACGACATCGATCTTTGGGAGCTCAACGAAGCCTTCGCCAGCCAGTGCCTGTATTCGCGCGACAAGCTCGGCATCGATCCCGAGAAGTACAACGTCAATGGCGGCTCGATCGCGATCGGCCATCCGTTCGGCATGACCGGCGCGCGTCTCACCGGCCACATCCTGCAGGAAGGCCGCCGGCGCAAGGCGAAGTGGGGCGTCGTCACGATGTGCATCGGCGGCGGCCAGGGCGGCGCGGGCCTGTTCGAGATCTATAGCTGA
- a CDS encoding SDR family NAD(P)-dependent oxidoreductase: MRLKDRVAIVVGAGQSPGEGIGNGRATALTFAREGAKVLCVDHNLASAQETVDMIADSGGTAAAFKADVTKNADLKAMVADAQGRWGRIDILHNNVGVSLSGGDAELLDISEEAFDRCVAINLKSCVWAAKHVIPIMRQQKSGAIINISSMAAITTYPYVAYKATKSAMIAFTEQLAYQNAQYGIRANVILPGLMNTPMAVDTRAREFRKSRAEVEAERDAKVPLRQKMGTGWDVANAALFLASEEASFITGVTLPVDGGASVRRG; this comes from the coding sequence ATGCGCCTGAAAGATCGTGTCGCCATCGTCGTCGGCGCCGGCCAGAGCCCCGGCGAGGGCATCGGCAACGGCCGCGCCACCGCGCTGACTTTTGCGCGCGAGGGCGCAAAAGTGTTGTGCGTCGATCACAATCTGGCCTCTGCCCAGGAGACGGTCGATATGATCGCCGACAGCGGTGGCACCGCGGCGGCGTTCAAGGCCGATGTCACCAAAAATGCCGACCTCAAGGCGATGGTGGCGGATGCGCAAGGACGCTGGGGCCGCATCGATATCCTGCACAACAATGTCGGCGTCAGCCTGTCCGGCGGCGACGCCGAACTGCTCGACATATCGGAGGAAGCGTTCGACCGCTGCGTCGCGATCAATCTGAAGAGCTGCGTGTGGGCCGCCAAGCACGTGATCCCGATCATGCGTCAGCAAAAGAGCGGCGCGATCATCAACATTTCCTCAATGGCCGCGATCACCACCTATCCGTATGTGGCCTACAAGGCGACCAAGTCAGCGATGATCGCCTTCACCGAACAGCTCGCCTACCAGAACGCGCAATACGGCATCCGCGCCAACGTCATCCTGCCCGGCCTGATGAACACGCCGATGGCGGTCGACACCCGCGCGCGCGAATTCAGGAAGAGCCGTGCCGAGGTCGAGGCCGAGCGCGATGCCAAGGTGCCGCTGCGCCAGAAGATGGGCACCGGCTGGGACGTCGCCAACGCCGCGCTGTTTCTTGCATCCGAAGAAGCGAGTTTTATCACCGGCGTGACACTGCCGGTCGATGGCGGCGCGAGCGTACGACGCGGATAG
- a CDS encoding carboxymuconolactone decarboxylase family protein: protein MARLPYLEADQVAPEYRDMLKRNTNLHKLLVNSPDMARAFNGVGGFIRFNSKLDPRLRELAILQVGWIEKSEYEFTHHVKIGREFGVTDDDIGGLMAETEDKPSKLEPLARAILRGAREMVRELAMSETTFAEIKKELSDEQMVDLVLTIAFYCAVVRVLATMKIDNEPYYKEVLQQYPIPGVE from the coding sequence ATGGCCCGCTTGCCCTATCTCGAAGCCGACCAGGTCGCCCCCGAATACCGCGACATGCTCAAGCGCAACACCAACTTGCACAAGCTGTTGGTGAACTCGCCCGATATGGCGCGCGCCTTCAACGGCGTCGGCGGATTCATCCGCTTCAACAGCAAGCTCGATCCGCGCCTGCGTGAGCTGGCGATCCTTCAAGTCGGCTGGATCGAGAAATCCGAATACGAGTTCACCCATCACGTAAAGATCGGCAGGGAATTCGGCGTCACCGACGACGACATCGGCGGGCTGATGGCCGAGACCGAAGACAAGCCCTCAAAACTCGAACCGTTGGCAAGAGCGATTTTGCGCGGCGCCCGCGAGATGGTGCGGGAGCTTGCGATGTCGGAGACGACGTTTGCCGAGATCAAGAAAGAACTCTCCGACGAGCAGATGGTCGACCTTGTGCTCACCATCGCTTTCTATTGCGCCGTGGTCCGCGTGCTGGCGACCATGAAGATCGACAACGAACCCTATTACAAAGAGGTACTGCAACAGTACCCGATCCCGGGAGTGGAATGA
- a CDS encoding indolepyruvate ferredoxin oxidoreductase family protein encodes MALMEVGLDDKYRLDAKRIFLSGTQALVRLPMLQRERDRAAGLNTAGFISGYRGSPLGMYDHALWRAKTFLKQHDIEFAPGLNEDLAATAVWGSQQVGMFPGAKVDGVFGIWYGKGPGVDRSMDALKHANSAGTSPNGGVIALAGDDHGCQSSTLAHQSEQVFAAALMPVVNPATLQDYLDLGILGFALSRYSSCWVGFKAISETVESSASIVSDPDRIKIILPDDFEMPPGGLSIRWPDAPMEQERRLHGPKMQAVAAFTRVNRFDRIVLDSKPARLGIMATGKAYLDLRQALADLGITDAEAQALGLRIYKVALTWPLEESGAKAFAEGLQDVLVVEEKRGFIEDQLLRILYNVDASKRPSVVGKRDETGAMLLPSEGELTPTMVAAAVVARLRKLGHRSPALEQRLAKLEAFDRPAEGVGAAKLQRTPYFCSGCPHNTSTKIPEGSRAMAGIGCHGMALSVPNRRTQTISHMGAEGVTWIGQAPFTSEPHVFQNLGDGTYTHSGLLAIRAAAAAGVNITYKILYNDAVAMTGGQPAEGGLTVSQIAHQVSAEGAKRLVIVSDDPEKYPSNSFPSGATVHHRRELDAVQRELREVKGLTVLIYDQTCAAEKRRRRKRGLYPDPPKRVFINERVCEGCGDCSSVSNCVSVQPLETEFGRKRRIDQSNCNKDFSCIEGFCPSFVTVHGGRLRKADRTAADPSALFADLPLPATPALDGAYNILVTGIGGTGVITIGALLGMAAHVEGLACSTLDFTGLSQKNGAVMSHVRIAPKADDLATVRIAPGGANLILGCDIVVATSVPALSRAERGVTRAIVNADLLPTASFVINPDIDFEAGTMRESLNEAVSGSDLDILDATGLATALMGDSIATNAFMLGFAFQRGAIPLSLEAIMKAIDLNGAAIEMNKLAFSWGRLAAHDLQRVVSAARFKSSGAAPVKRTLDESIAFRAKFLTEYQNEAYSKRYLAEVDRVRAAEAKGSPGSHDLTEAFAKGLFKLMAYKDEYEVARLYSDGEFTRALKEQFDGDTGVKVSLAPPLLASRDKVTGHLRKREFGAWIFRAFELLTRFKFLRGTALDPFGYTAERRMERALPDEYSAMIFRHLDKAKPHDWPRLVALAKSAELVRGYGHVKEANVAKFRGECARLEAAIGQPVAQAAE; translated from the coding sequence ATGGCGTTGATGGAAGTTGGGCTGGACGACAAGTACCGGCTGGATGCGAAGCGCATATTCCTCTCCGGTACGCAGGCGCTGGTCCGCCTTCCGATGTTGCAGCGCGAACGCGACCGCGCCGCGGGGCTCAACACCGCCGGCTTCATCTCCGGATACCGCGGCTCGCCGCTCGGCATGTACGACCACGCGCTGTGGCGCGCGAAAACCTTCCTCAAGCAGCACGACATCGAGTTCGCGCCCGGTCTCAACGAGGATCTGGCGGCGACCGCCGTGTGGGGCAGCCAGCAAGTCGGCATGTTCCCGGGCGCCAAGGTCGATGGCGTGTTCGGTATCTGGTACGGCAAAGGCCCCGGCGTCGACCGCTCGATGGATGCGCTCAAGCACGCCAACTCGGCCGGCACCTCGCCGAATGGCGGCGTGATTGCGCTCGCCGGCGACGACCATGGCTGCCAGTCCTCAACGCTGGCGCATCAGAGCGAGCAGGTGTTCGCCGCCGCGCTGATGCCGGTGGTCAATCCGGCGACCCTGCAGGACTATCTCGATCTCGGCATCCTGGGCTTTGCGCTGTCGCGCTACTCAAGTTGCTGGGTCGGCTTCAAGGCGATTTCGGAGACCGTTGAAAGCTCGGCCTCGATCGTCAGCGATCCCGATCGCATCAAGATCATTTTGCCCGATGATTTCGAAATGCCGCCGGGCGGGCTTTCCATCCGCTGGCCGGATGCGCCGATGGAGCAGGAGCGGCGGCTGCATGGTCCAAAGATGCAGGCGGTGGCGGCGTTCACGCGCGTCAACCGTTTTGACCGCATCGTGCTGGATTCGAAGCCGGCGCGGCTCGGCATCATGGCGACCGGCAAGGCCTATCTCGATCTCCGGCAGGCGCTGGCTGATCTCGGCATTACCGACGCCGAGGCGCAGGCGCTGGGATTGCGCATCTACAAGGTCGCGCTGACCTGGCCGCTGGAGGAATCCGGCGCAAAAGCGTTTGCCGAAGGTCTGCAGGATGTGCTTGTCGTCGAGGAGAAGCGCGGCTTTATCGAGGATCAGCTTCTGCGCATTCTCTATAATGTCGACGCGTCGAAGCGGCCGTCTGTGGTCGGCAAGCGCGACGAGACCGGCGCGATGCTGCTGCCGAGCGAAGGCGAATTGACGCCGACCATGGTGGCGGCGGCCGTCGTGGCGCGGTTGCGAAAACTCGGGCATCGCAGCCCGGCGCTGGAGCAGCGTCTGGCAAAGCTCGAAGCGTTCGACCGGCCGGCGGAAGGCGTCGGCGCCGCAAAACTGCAGCGGACGCCGTATTTCTGTTCGGGCTGTCCGCACAACACCTCGACCAAGATCCCCGAGGGCAGCCGCGCCATGGCCGGCATCGGCTGTCACGGCATGGCGCTGTCGGTGCCGAACCGCCGCACGCAGACGATCTCGCATATGGGCGCGGAAGGCGTGACCTGGATCGGGCAGGCGCCGTTCACCAGCGAGCCGCACGTGTTCCAGAATTTGGGCGACGGCACCTACACCCATTCCGGCCTGCTGGCGATCCGCGCCGCGGCGGCTGCCGGCGTCAACATCACCTACAAGATCCTCTATAACGACGCGGTGGCGATGACCGGCGGCCAGCCGGCCGAGGGCGGGCTGACGGTGTCGCAGATCGCGCACCAGGTATCAGCCGAAGGCGCCAAGCGCCTCGTTATCGTCTCCGACGATCCGGAGAAATACCCCAGCAATTCCTTCCCGTCAGGCGCAACCGTTCATCACCGCCGCGAACTTGACGCGGTGCAGAGGGAGCTGCGCGAGGTCAAGGGCCTCACGGTCCTGATCTACGACCAGACCTGTGCGGCGGAAAAGCGCCGCCGCCGCAAGCGCGGGCTCTACCCGGATCCGCCGAAGCGCGTCTTCATCAACGAGCGCGTCTGCGAAGGCTGCGGCGATTGCTCTTCTGTCTCCAACTGCGTCTCGGTGCAGCCGCTGGAGACCGAATTCGGCCGCAAGCGGCGGATCGACCAGTCGAACTGCAACAAGGACTTTTCCTGCATCGAGGGCTTTTGCCCGAGTTTTGTTACCGTGCATGGCGGCAGACTGAGGAAGGCCGATCGCACCGCGGCCGATCCGTCCGCGCTGTTCGCCGATCTGCCGCTGCCGGCCACGCCTGCGCTCGATGGCGCCTACAACATCCTCGTCACCGGGATCGGCGGCACCGGCGTCATCACCATCGGCGCGCTGCTCGGCATGGCCGCCCATGTCGAGGGCCTGGCGTGCTCGACGCTCGACTTCACGGGGCTTTCGCAGAAGAACGGCGCGGTCATGAGTCACGTCCGTATCGCGCCGAAGGCGGACGACCTCGCCACCGTCCGCATCGCGCCCGGCGGCGCCAACCTCATTCTGGGCTGCGACATCGTGGTCGCCACCAGCGTCCCGGCATTGAGCCGGGCCGAGCGCGGCGTGACACGGGCAATCGTCAACGCCGACCTGCTGCCGACCGCGAGCTTCGTCATCAATCCCGACATCGATTTCGAGGCCGGGACGATGCGGGAGTCGCTCAATGAAGCCGTCAGCGGCTCCGATCTCGACATTCTGGACGCGACCGGGCTTGCCACCGCGCTGATGGGCGACAGCATCGCCACCAACGCCTTCATGCTCGGTTTCGCATTTCAGCGCGGCGCGATTCCGCTTTCGCTGGAGGCGATCATGAAGGCGATCGACCTCAATGGTGCGGCGATCGAGATGAACAAGCTGGCGTTCTCCTGGGGCCGGCTCGCCGCGCACGACCTGCAGCGCGTCGTCAGCGCGGCGCGCTTCAAGAGTTCGGGCGCGGCGCCGGTAAAGCGCACTCTCGACGAGAGCATCGCGTTCCGCGCCAAATTCCTGACCGAGTATCAGAACGAGGCCTATTCGAAGCGCTACCTGGCGGAAGTCGATCGCGTTCGCGCGGCCGAGGCAAAAGGCTCGCCCGGTTCGCATGACCTCACCGAGGCCTTTGCCAAGGGCCTGTTCAAGTTGATGGCCTACAAGGATGAGTATGAAGTCGCCAGGCTTTACTCGGACGGCGAGTTTACCAGGGCGCTGAAGGAACAGTTCGACGGCGACACTGGCGTCAAGGTCAGCCTAGCGCCGCCGCTGCTGGCGTCGCGCGACAAGGTGACCGGGCACTTGCGCAAGCGCGAGTTCGGCGCGTGGATCTTCCGCGCCTTCGAACTCCTGACCCGGTTCAAGTTCCTGCGCGGAACCGCACTCGATCCGTTCGGCTACACGGCCGAACGGCGGATGGAGCGCGCATTGCCCGACGAGTATTCCGCGATGATCTTCCGCCATCTCGACAAGGCGAAGCCGCATGATTGGCCGCGTCTCGTGGCGCTGGCGAAGTCCGCGGAACTCGTTCGCGGCTACGGCCACGTCAAGGAAGCCAATGTCGCGAAGTTCCGCGGAGAGTGCGCGCGGCTGGAAGCCGCGATCGGCCAGCCGGTGGCGCAGGCAGCCGAGTAG
- a CDS encoding DUF2380 domain-containing protein: MRRASLLHALVTAGLFTGLFLGSSLISDASAATAGHALAVSVDDFNYIDTSNEPTDQTAAHEKRLRAFVTALRDDVTADRRFELLPSSCASNCPTDGPALRDRLRAASQAGTQILIIGIVHKLSTLVQVVRIAAVDTTAQRVVFRKYFQFRGDNDEAWQRAERFVSEEVRDRLLESRSKQ, translated from the coding sequence ATGCGCCGCGCCTCCCTGTTGCACGCTCTTGTCACAGCCGGCCTGTTCACCGGTTTGTTCCTCGGATCCAGCCTCATCTCAGATGCATCCGCCGCGACCGCCGGCCACGCCTTGGCCGTCTCCGTCGACGATTTCAATTACATCGACACGTCGAACGAGCCCACCGATCAGACGGCCGCGCATGAAAAGCGATTGCGGGCTTTCGTGACCGCGCTGCGGGACGACGTCACGGCGGACCGGCGCTTTGAGCTCCTGCCCTCCTCCTGCGCATCAAACTGTCCGACCGACGGACCGGCGTTGCGCGATCGGCTGCGCGCGGCGTCACAGGCCGGCACGCAGATCCTGATCATCGGCATCGTTCACAAGCTAAGCACGCTGGTGCAGGTGGTGCGGATTGCGGCCGTCGATACGACAGCCCAGCGCGTCGTGTTCAGAAAGTACTTCCAGTTCCGCGGTGACAATGACGAGGCATGGCAGCGGGCGGAGCGCTTTGTATCGGAGGAGGTCCGCGACCGGCTGCTTGAAAGTAGATCGAAGCAATAG